The genomic DNA CCACGTGCTCGCTGCCCGGGCGCGTGGCCTCGAGAGCGCGGGCCAGGGTCAGGGCGCCGGCGCCGACGTGGGCGATCCGCAGCGGCTCGGCGGCCGGGAAGAACTCCTCGACCCCGTTCCGCAGGCGGTCCAGGTAGGCGTAGAAGATGTGCGAGGGGTCAGCGACATCCACGTGAGACTGCTCGCGGCCGCCGATGACGAGGATCTCGGCGCCTTCGACGAGCGTGTCCTCGACGATCTCCGCGTGGGCGTCCGTCAGGCTGAGCCGGATGGAGCGCGCGCGGCTCACGGTGCGGCCTTCTTCAGACGCTGCATCGCGGTGTCGAGCACGTCCGGCGTCTTGCAGAACGCAAAGCGCACGGAGCGGCCGAACACGTCCGAGCCCGGCGGCATGAACGCCGTCGTCGGAATGCCCGCGACCCCGGTGGAGGCGGGCAGGGCGAGGGCCGCGGTCTCCCCGGCCCGGGGGTCGTCGGCGGAGGCGAGCCAGGCAGGGGGCTCCGCGAGGATGAAGAACGTGCCCTCCGGCGTCAGGGTGCGCCACCCGGAGGCCTCCAGGCCGCCGAGGACGCGCGTGCGCTTGGCCTCGAGCCCGCGGCGGGCGTCCTCGATCCAGCCCCGGTCGTCCTCGAGGGCGCCGGCGACCGCGAGCTGGTACGGCTCGCTCGTGCAGAAGCTGAGGTACTGCTTGACGGCCCGCACGCGCTGGATGAGCTCGGGCGGGCCCGTGATCCACCCCGTCTTCCAGCCCGTGACGGAGAACGTCTTGCCCGCGCTGGAGACGGAGAGCGTCCGCTCGAACGCCCCGGGGACGGCGGCGGCCGGCGCGTGCGGCCGCGCGAACCACTGGTGCTCGTAGACCTCGTCCGTGACGATGAGCGCCCCGTGCCGCTCCGCGAGCGTCACGAGGAGCTCGCGCTCGGCGTCCGTGAACTGCGTCCCGGTGGGGTTGTGGGGGTCGTTGAGGACGACGACGCGCGTGCGCGGGCCGAACGCCGCCGTCACGGCGTCCACGGGCAGCCGCAGGCGATCGCCGTCGGACTCGAGGGGGACGCGGACGTGAGTGCCGCGCGCGAGGGCGACCAGGGCGCCGTACTCGTCGTACGACGGGTCGAAGGTGATGACCTCGTCCCCGGGCTCGACGAACGCGAGGAGCGCGGCCGCGATGGCCTCCGTGGCGCCAGCAGTGACGAGGACGCCCGCGCCAGGGTCCAGCTCAAGGCCGTAGCAGCGGTGCTGGTGCGCCGCGACGGCCTCGCGGAGCGCGGGGAGGCCGATGCCCGGCGCGTACTGGTTCCGGCCGTCCGCGATGGCGCGCGCGGCGGACTCCAGGAGCCAGGCGGGGCCGTCCTCGTCAGGAAAGCCCTGGCCCAGGTTGATGGCCCCGTGCTCGGCGGCGGCCGCCCCGATCCGCTCGAAGACCGTGGGGCCGGGGCGCCCGTCGGGGCCGAGGAGGCCGGCCCCGGCGCTCGCGCGCAGCCACGGGGGATCGGCGGGGTCGAACGACGCGCGCACGGTCATGGGGTCTCTCCTCGGGGTGGGCGGCGTGGGCCCCTTCAGGCTACGCGGTGGCGGGATCGGATAGCGTTGGCCTCATGCGACGCGCAGTCTGCCCCGGCTCCTTTGACCCCCTCCACTCCGGCCACGTAGAGGTCATCACCCGAGCGGCCTCCCTCTTCGACGACGTCGTCGTGGCCGTGGCCGCGAACCTCTCGAAGAAGCACCTGTTCACCCTCGAGGAGCGGCTCGAGATGGCGGAGGAGGTCTTCCGGGGCCTCGACGGCGTCAGCGTGATGGCCATGCCTCCGGGTACCCTGCTCGCGGACTTCTGCCACGACGCCGGCGCGGCGGCCATCGTCAAGGGCCTGCGCAACGGGAGCGACCTCGACTACGAGGTCCCCATGGCCGTGACGAACCGGCACCTCAGCGGCGTGGAGACCGTCTTCCTCCCCGCCGACCCGCGGCACGCCCACGTCTCCTCGACCATCGTCCGGGAGGTCCACCTCCTCGGCGGCGACGTCTCGGCCATGGTTCCCGGGGTCGTCGGCCGCCGCTTGACCCAGCGCCGGTAGCGAGGCGGGCCCGTCGGCGCTCCCGGTGAGCCCACGGCGCGCCGCACGGGGTGAGAGTTGGGCGCATGCGGCACCAGCGGGTAGACTGAGACCTTGGTTCACTGTTTGATGACGCATGTCGTCCGCTGCCCTACGGGCCGCCGGGAGGCGTTCGTCCCTCACGCGAAGGGAGAAGGTAATGGCACAGCGCGCTGACGCCGCTCGTTCCACGTCTGCTCTGACCCTGAGCGTCAAGGATCTCAGCCGGAGCCCTGGCTTCTCGCGAGAGATCCACGAGACGGTGGCCACCCCGAAGGATTTCGGTGTCGCGTTGGTTGGTGTCGAGGAAGGTTCACCCCTCGACCTCACGGCGAGGCTCGAGTCGGTGCACGAGGGAATCCTCGTCACGGGCACGGCCGTCGTGGATGTCGTGGGAGAGTGCGGTCGGTGCCTCGATCCACTCGACTACGAACTCGACGTCCCCATCCAGGAGCTCTACTACTTCGAGGACTCGGCCCCGGCTGAGGACGAGGAGGACGAGCAGCACCTTGTCGTGGATGAGTCGATCGACCTCGAGCCGGTGGTGCGAACCGCCGTCGTCTCGGCGCTGCCTTTCCAGCCTGTGTGCCGGGAAGACTGCGCGGGGCTCTGCCCCGAGTGCGGAGCGCGTCTCGACGACGATCCGGACCACCGCCACGAGATCATCGACCCTCGGTGGGCAGCGCTCACCGAGCTCGTCGATCCTCACGCAGACACCGCACCGTAGTAATCACAAGTCGTTCTAGAGAAATGAGTTAGCCGTGGCTGTTCCGAAGCGGAAGATGTCTCGCTCCAACACTCGCGCACGCCGTTCGCAGTGGAAGGCTGCCGTGCCGAACCTCGTCAAGACCGTCGAGAACGGTCGCGTCACCTACAGCCTCCCGCACCAGGCCAAGGTCGTCACCGACTCGGCCGGCACCGCGCTGTACTTCGAGTACAAGGGGCGCAAGGTCGCCGACGCCTAAAGGCGAACGAGTGACGTCTTACGAAGACCTTGCGAAGCGTCTCGGTGTCAATCTTGACACCGAGACGCTTCGTCTTGCCCTGACGCACCGCTCCTATGCCTACGAGCACGGGGGCTGCCCGCACAACGAGCGCCTGGAATTCCTCGGGGACTCGGTGCTGGGCCTCAGCATCACCAACCTCCTCTACCGGTCCTTCCCTGACCGCTCGGAGGGGGAGCTCGCCAAGCTGCGCGCCGCCGTCGTCTCCTCGAAGGCCCTGGCCCGCGTGGCCCGCGCCATCGACCTCGGCGAGCACATTCTCCTCGGCGAAGGCGAGATCAAGACCGCCGGGCGGGACAAGACCTCCATCCTCGCGGACACCATGGAGGCCATTTTCGGGGCCGTCTACCTGAGCCTCGGCTTTGTCGAGGCAGAGGCCCTCGTGCTCAGGCTCGTCGCGCCCCTCCTGGACGACAAGGACGCCATCGGCGCTGGCATGGACTGGAAGACCGTCATCCAGGAGCATGCGGCCCAGGCCGGCATGGGCGCCGTGGTCTACGTGGTCGAGGGCGAGGGCCCGGACCACCAGCGCACGTTCACAGCCGAGGTCCTCATCGGCGGCACCGCCTACGGCACGGGAACGGGGCGCTCCAAGAAGGAGGCCGAGCGCGCGGCCGCCGAGCACGCGTGGGAGCGGTTGGACCCAGAGCGCCGCGCCTGACGCCATGCACCTCAAGCGCCTGACCGTCCGCGGGTTCAAGTCCTTCGCCTCGGCCACCACTTTCGACTTCGAGCGCGGCGTCACGGCCGTTGTCGGCCCCAATGGCTCCGGCAAGTCCAATGTCGTGGACGCCCTCGCGTGGGTCATGGGCGAGCAGGGTGCCAAGAACCTCCGCGGCGGGACCATGGAGGACGTCATCTTCGCCGGCACGTCGTCCCGGCCGGCCCTCGGGCGTGCCCAGGTTGCGCTGACGATCGACAACACGGACGGCGCCCTGCCGATCGCCTACACCGAGGTGACGATCTCCCGCACGCTCTTCCGCAGCGGCGGCTCGGAGTACTCGATCAACGACCGCCCCTGCCGCCTCCTCGACATCCAGGAACTCCTCTCCGACTCGGGCCTGGGCCGGGAGATGCACGTCATCGTCGGCCAGGGCCAGCTGGACCGGGTCCTCCACGCCACAGCCCAGGACCGCCGGGGGCTCATCGAGGAGGCGGCCGGCGTTCTCAAGCACCGCCGCCGCCGCGAGAAGGCCTACCGCAAGCTCCAGTCCACGGACGCGAACCTCGCCCGGCTTGCGGACCTGACGGGGGAGGTGGCCCGCGCGCTCAAGCCCCTCGAGCGTCAGGCGCGCGTCGCCCGGCGCGCCCGGGACATCCAGTATGAGCTCAAGGACGCGCAGTCTCGCCTGGCAGCCGACGAGCTCGTCCGCGCGCGGCAGCAGGAGGCCCAGACCGCGGCCAGGCGCGAGGCCGCCCTCGCGGAGGCCGCCAGCGTCACGGGCACGATCGAGACGCAGACCGCCGAGGCAGCGGCCCAGCAGCAGGGCCTCGCGGAGGCCCAGCGACGCGCCGACGAGGCCCAGCGCGCCGTTCAGGGCGCCCGCCGGGCGGTCGAGCGCCTCCACGTGGTGCTGGAGCTCGCCCGCACGCGCGGGGCGAGCCTCGCCTCTCCCGACAACGCCACGGGCGCCCAGGACGCGGACGCCGAGGTCGCCCGCCTCGCCTCCCAGCTGTCAGAGGCGCGCGACGACGCGGCCGCCGCTCAGTCCGCCGCCGAGAAGGCCCGCGCCGCCGAGGTCGAGGCCGGGGGAGCGGCCCGCGCGGCCGAGGCCCGTCGCCGGGACGCCGAGGCCCTCGTGGCCCACCGCCAGCGGGAGCAGGCGCAGGCCCGAGAGGAGCTGCTCCGCGTCCGGGGCGCCGCCGAGACCCTCGGGGGCCGCACGCAGGCCGCACGGAGCGAGCTCGAGCGCGCCCAGGCCCTCGCGGAGGATGCCGCCGCCGCGGAGACGCAGGCCCACCGGGTCCTCGCGGACCTGACCGAGGCCCAGCCGGACGCCCCGGCGGCGTCCGCACCCGACCCCGCCGAGGCCGCCACGGCCCGCGCCGCCGCCGAGGGGACCCTTGTCGACGCGAGGGCCGCTGCCCGCGCGGCCGATTCCCACGCGGCCTCCCTCGCCTCCCGCGTGGCTACCCTGACGGAGACCCTCGCGGGCATGGGGGCCGAGTCCGGGCCGTCCGCGGGCGCGGGGGACCCCCTCGCGGACGGGCTGTCGGTGGAGCCCGGCTTCGAGCCGGCCCTGGGGGCGCTCCTGGCCGACGACGCGCTGGCGCCGCTCGGGTCTCCGCGGGACCCGGGCTCCCGGATCGTCTGGCGCGAGCCCATCCGCCCCACAGCCGCGCTGCCGGACTCGCTGCCGGACGGGGTCGTCCCCGCGGCGTCGCTTGCCGAGCACGCCTCGGCGGGCGAGTCGCTGGGCGCGCTGCTCGCGGGGGACGTCGTCGTTCCCACCGAGGACCTGGCCCTGGAGACGCTCGCCGCGCATCCCGAGGTGAGGCGCGCCGTGACGCGCGAGGGGGTCCTCGTGACCCGAGCGGGGCGTTCCCTCCCGCTCGAGGGGCGCGCCAACGCAGTCGACCTCGTCGCCCACGTCTCCCGCGCTGAGCGTGAGCGCACAGAGGCCGACGACGCCGCCCGTCGTGCCGCCGCCGCGGTCGCCGAGGCCGAAGAGGCCGCGCGCCTGGCCCGCGCCGCGGAGGACGCCGCGAAGGCCGAGGCCGCCGAGGAGCGGACGCGGCAGGCTGTCCGCGACGCCGCCGTCCGGGCCGCCCGGCAGAGTGCCGAGCAGGCCCGCGCCCGCGCAGAGAAGCTCCACCGAGCCGCCGAGCAGTCGGCCGCCCGCCTGACAGAGCTGCGCGCCTCCCAGGACGAGGCGGACCGTCGCGTCCGCGTGCTCGAGGAGGCGCAGTCAGAGGCGGAGGGCGGCGAGGCCCTCGAAAGCCTGCGCGCGAAAGCCGACGACGCCCGCGCCGAGTCGGAGGCCCTGACGCGCGCCCACACGGAGTCCGCCCTGACGGCCCGCGGCGCCGACGAACGGGCCCGCGCGCTCGCCTCCCGCGCCAAGGACCTCGCCTCCACCCTGGACCGAGCCCGCAAGGCTGCCGAGACTCAGCGCCGGGCCGAGCGCCGCCGACGCATCCTCGTGGCGCGTGCGGCCCGCGTCGCGGAGATCGCGGGGGAGGCCTTGGAGCGGGCCAAGGCGGCGCGCCGCGTCGCGGAGTCGGAGAACACCGAGGCGAGCGGGCGGCACGCGGCCGCGCGCCGGGAGGCCGAGGAGCGCCAGCGCGCGCTCCGGGAGCTCAGAGACCGCCTGTCGCAGCTCGAGTCGGAGACGGCGACGAGCGAGGCCCACCTGACGCACGAGTCGGGCCGGCGAGAGGAGCTGGAGCGCCGGGCCCTCGAGGACCTGGGGCTCAGCCCGGACGAGCTCGTGCGCCGTTTCGGGCCGGACGTCCCCCTCGAGGACGGTGGCGCCTTCAGCCGCACCGAGCAGGCGGCGCGCCTCAAGCGGGCCCAGCAGGACATGCAGTCCCTCGGCCGGGTCAACCCGCTCGCCCTCGAGGAGTTCGCCGCACTCGAGCAGAGGCACTCGTATCTCGCGGGACAGCTCGCGGACCTGCGCGGCTCGCGCGGGGACCTGCTGACGATCATCAAGGATGTCGACGAGACGATCGAGCGCGTCTTCGCCTCCGCGTTCAAGGACACAGCCCGCGAGTTCGAGGGCGTCTTCGCGCGGCTCTTCCCGGGCGGCGAGGGCTCCCTCGTGCTCACGGACCCGGACGACCTCCTCTCCTCGGGCCTCGAGGTCAATGCCCGCCCGGCAGGCAAGAAGGTCAAGCGGCTCTCGCTCCTCTCGGGCGGCGAGCGGTCCCTCACCGCGATCGCCCTCCTCGTGGCCATCTTCAAGGCCCGCCCGTCCCCGTTCTACGTCATGGACGAGGTCGAGGCGGCTCTCGACGATGCCAACCTGGGCCGCCTCATCGGCCTCTTCCGGGAGCTGCGGGACACGTCCCAGCTCATCATCGTCACGCACCAGAAGCGCACCATGGAGGTCGCCGATGCGCTCTACGGTGTGAGCATGCG from Falsarthrobacter nasiphocae includes the following:
- the smc gene encoding chromosome segregation protein SMC, whose product is MHLKRLTVRGFKSFASATTFDFERGVTAVVGPNGSGKSNVVDALAWVMGEQGAKNLRGGTMEDVIFAGTSSRPALGRAQVALTIDNTDGALPIAYTEVTISRTLFRSGGSEYSINDRPCRLLDIQELLSDSGLGREMHVIVGQGQLDRVLHATAQDRRGLIEEAAGVLKHRRRREKAYRKLQSTDANLARLADLTGEVARALKPLERQARVARRARDIQYELKDAQSRLAADELVRARQQEAQTAARREAALAEAASVTGTIETQTAEAAAQQQGLAEAQRRADEAQRAVQGARRAVERLHVVLELARTRGASLASPDNATGAQDADAEVARLASQLSEARDDAAAAQSAAEKARAAEVEAGGAARAAEARRRDAEALVAHRQREQAQAREELLRVRGAAETLGGRTQAARSELERAQALAEDAAAAETQAHRVLADLTEAQPDAPAASAPDPAEAATARAAAEGTLVDARAAARAADSHAASLASRVATLTETLAGMGAESGPSAGAGDPLADGLSVEPGFEPALGALLADDALAPLGSPRDPGSRIVWREPIRPTAALPDSLPDGVVPAASLAEHASAGESLGALLAGDVVVPTEDLALETLAAHPEVRRAVTREGVLVTRAGRSLPLEGRANAVDLVAHVSRAERERTEADDAARRAAAAVAEAEEAARLARAAEDAAKAEAAEERTRQAVRDAAVRAARQSAEQARARAEKLHRAAEQSAARLTELRASQDEADRRVRVLEEAQSEAEGGEALESLRAKADDARAESEALTRAHTESALTARGADERARALASRAKDLASTLDRARKAAETQRRAERRRRILVARAARVAEIAGEALERAKAARRVAESENTEASGRHAAARREAEERQRALRELRDRLSQLESETATSEAHLTHESGRREELERRALEDLGLSPDELVRRFGPDVPLEDGGAFSRTEQAARLKRAQQDMQSLGRVNPLALEEFAALEQRHSYLAGQLADLRGSRGDLLTIIKDVDETIERVFASAFKDTAREFEGVFARLFPGGEGSLVLTDPDDLLSSGLEVNARPAGKKVKRLSLLSGGERSLTAIALLVAIFKARPSPFYVMDEVEAALDDANLGRLIGLFRELRDTSQLIIVTHQKRTMEVADALYGVSMRGDGVSLVVSQRLEREDEDQAG
- a CDS encoding YceD family protein, whose amino-acid sequence is MAQRADAARSTSALTLSVKDLSRSPGFSREIHETVATPKDFGVALVGVEEGSPLDLTARLESVHEGILVTGTAVVDVVGECGRCLDPLDYELDVPIQELYYFEDSAPAEDEEDEQHLVVDESIDLEPVVRTAVVSALPFQPVCREDCAGLCPECGARLDDDPDHRHEIIDPRWAALTELVDPHADTAP
- the rnc gene encoding ribonuclease III, with product MTSYEDLAKRLGVNLDTETLRLALTHRSYAYEHGGCPHNERLEFLGDSVLGLSITNLLYRSFPDRSEGELAKLRAAVVSSKALARVARAIDLGEHILLGEGEIKTAGRDKTSILADTMEAIFGAVYLSLGFVEAEALVLRLVAPLLDDKDAIGAGMDWKTVIQEHAAQAGMGAVVYVVEGEGPDHQRTFTAEVLIGGTAYGTGTGRSKKEAERAAAEHAWERLDPERRA
- a CDS encoding aminotransferase class I/II-fold pyridoxal phosphate-dependent enzyme, which encodes MTVRASFDPADPPWLRASAGAGLLGPDGRPGPTVFERIGAAAAEHGAINLGQGFPDEDGPAWLLESAARAIADGRNQYAPGIGLPALREAVAAHQHRCYGLELDPGAGVLVTAGATEAIAAALLAFVEPGDEVITFDPSYDEYGALVALARGTHVRVPLESDGDRLRLPVDAVTAAFGPRTRVVVLNDPHNPTGTQFTDAERELLVTLAERHGALIVTDEVYEHQWFARPHAPAAAVPGAFERTLSVSSAGKTFSVTGWKTGWITGPPELIQRVRAVKQYLSFCTSEPYQLAVAGALEDDRGWIEDARRGLEAKRTRVLGGLEASGWRTLTPEGTFFILAEPPAWLASADDPRAGETAALALPASTGVAGIPTTAFMPPGSDVFGRSVRFAFCKTPDVLDTAMQRLKKAAP
- the rpmF gene encoding 50S ribosomal protein L32 — translated: MAVPKRKMSRSNTRARRSQWKAAVPNLVKTVENGRVTYSLPHQAKVVTDSAGTALYFEYKGRKVADA
- the coaD gene encoding pantetheine-phosphate adenylyltransferase, which codes for MRRAVCPGSFDPLHSGHVEVITRAASLFDDVVVAVAANLSKKHLFTLEERLEMAEEVFRGLDGVSVMAMPPGTLLADFCHDAGAAAIVKGLRNGSDLDYEVPMAVTNRHLSGVETVFLPADPRHAHVSSTIVREVHLLGGDVSAMVPGVVGRRLTQRR